A portion of the Stigmatella aurantiaca DW4/3-1 genome contains these proteins:
- a CDS encoding acyl carrier protein, with protein MQEEVSKSLKKILTTNLFVEIPEEQIGGDDGLQSVVGLDSVGFLELRVICEDQFGVSISDEDFDAENFRTVNLLSALIVKLKAQQQGRAK; from the coding sequence ATGCAGGAAGAAGTCTCGAAAAGCCTCAAGAAGATCCTGACAACCAACCTCTTCGTGGAGATTCCCGAGGAGCAGATTGGCGGAGATGACGGGCTTCAGTCCGTTGTCGGCCTGGACTCCGTGGGGTTTCTGGAGCTGCGGGTCATCTGCGAGGACCAGTTTGGCGTGAGCATCTCCGATGAGGACTTCGACGCGGAGAACTTCCGCACCGTCAACTTGCTGTCGGCGCTCATCGTGAAGCTGAAGGCCCAGCAACAGGGGAGGGCGAAATGA